In Sedimenticola thiotaurini, the following proteins share a genomic window:
- a CDS encoding universal stress protein, with product MSIPTFKTILYATDQGKHMRPVFRHAISLAQHYQAKIIMLHVAEPIGNTGMAVLELYVPEMSEDFEHEELKSILGRMEQRLEKFYIEELGKDSDLVSDVTVVTGRPADEINKYAAAHDVDLIVMGTHTNDSFGASLLGSTARKLINMTDRPVLIVPVKS from the coding sequence ATGAGCATCCCGACATTCAAGACCATTCTCTACGCCACCGACCAGGGCAAACATATGCGGCCGGTATTTCGCCACGCCATCAGCCTGGCACAGCATTACCAGGCCAAGATCATCATGCTGCATGTGGCGGAGCCGATCGGCAATACCGGCATGGCGGTGCTGGAGCTCTATGTCCCCGAGATGAGTGAGGATTTTGAACATGAAGAACTGAAGAGCATTCTCGGGAGGATGGAGCAGCGCCTGGAGAAATTCTATATCGAGGAGTTGGGTAAGGATTCAGACCTGGTTTCCGATGTCACCGTGGTTACAGGCAGACCTGCAGACGAAATCAACAAGTATGCCGCCGCCCACGATGTGGATCTGATCGTCATGGGTACCCACACCAATGACAGCTTCGGTGCATCCCTGCTGGGCTCCACTGCAAGAAAACTGATCAATATGACCGATCGACCGGTTTTGATCGTACCGGTAAAGAGTTAG